Proteins from a single region of Scleropages formosus chromosome 22, fSclFor1.1, whole genome shotgun sequence:
- the cyb5r1 gene encoding NADH-cytochrome b5 reductase 1, which translates to MAYSTTAAVLVTVGVVFVSTLGFVLGAYLLTKKKPKLVTLLDPTVKYPLRLIDKEVISHDTRKFRFALPTPEHILGLPVGKHVYLSARIDGNIVVRPYTPVSSDDDKGYVDLVVKIYFKNMNPKFPDGGKMSQYLESLKIGDVVDFRGPGGLLEYKGQGKFSMKPDKNSPAEEKTAKSLGLIAGGTGITPMLQLVRAIMKDPNDKTTCSVLFANQTEKDILLKDELEEIQARYPDCFKLWFTVDRAPSDWEYSQGFINADMIREHLPGPDDDNMVLICGPPPMIQFACNPNLDKLGYRQSQRFTF; encoded by the exons ATGGCGTACAGCACG ACTGCAGCCGTGTTGGTGACTGTGGGAGTTGTGTTCGTCTCCACCTTGGGCTTTGTCCTGGGTGCCTATTTACTGACCAAGAAGAAACCAAAACTGGTCACCCTGCTTGATCCCACCGTTAAGTACCCGTTGAGGCTCATCGACAAGGAG GTGATCAGTCATGATACTCGCAAGTTCCGCTTTGCATTGCCCACCCCAGAGCACATTCTGGGACTTCCTGTTG GGAAACATGTATACCTGTCTGCCCGCATCGATGGCAACATAGTTGTGCGTCCATACACTCCAGTTTCCAGTGATGATGACAAGGGATATGTTGACCTGGTAGTGAAG ATCTACTTCAAAAACATGAACCCAAAGTTTCCAGATGGTGGTAAAATGTCACAGTATCTGGAAAGTCTGAAGATTGGAGATGTGGTGGACTTTCGAGGACCAGGAGGACTTCTGGAATATAAAGGCCAag GGAAGTTTTCAATGAAGCCTGACAAAAATtcccctgcagaagaaaagaCTGCCAAATCCCTGGGTTTGATTGCTGGGGGGAcag GCATTACTCCTATGCTTCAGCTGGTGAGAGCCATAATGAAGGATCCAAATGACAAGACCACCTGCAGTGTGTTGTTTGCCAACCAG acagagaaGGATATCCTCTTGAAAGATGAATTGGAGGAGATTCAGGCGAGGTACCCTGACTGCTTCAAGCTGTGGTTCACTGTGGACAGAGCCCCCAGTG ACTGGGAATACAGCCAGGGCTTTATCAACGCTGATATGATTCGCGAACATCTACCTGGTCCCGATGATGACAACATGGTCCTAATATGCGGCCCACCACCCATGATCCAGTTCGCCTGTAACCCAAACCTGGACAAGCTGGGCTACCGGCAGAGCCAACGCTTCACGTTTTAG
- the rabif gene encoding guanine nucleotide exchange factor MSS4: MESSDHEVCPSEGCKDRVGLVSEDGKNSKSVVCQRCSSKVLSPGSAQFTEKELFLPFMRKKTGIVEAKGIVDGDTLTAHWLVDDMYTFENVGFTKDVGKVKYLICADCEIGPIGWHCLDDKKSFYVALERVSHV, translated from the exons ATGGAGAGCAGTGATCATGAGGTGTGTCCCTCCGAGGGCTGCAAGGATCGGGTGGGGTTGGTTTCCGAGGACGGCAAGAACAGCAAGTCGGTGGTGTGTCAGCGATGCAGCTCTAAGGTGCTGAGTCCCGGTTCGGCGCAGTTCACCGAGAAGGAG CTGTTTTTGCCATTCATGCGGAAGAAGACTGGCATTGTTGAAGCCAAGGGCATCGTGGATGGTGACACGCTGACTGCACACTGGCTGGTAGACGACATGTACACCTTTGAGAATGTAGGCTTCACCAAGGACGTGGGCAAGGTTAAATACCTGATATGTGCAGACTGTGAGATTGGCCCCATCGGCTGGCACTGCCTCGATGACAAGAAAAGCTTCTATGTGGCACTGGAGAGAGTTAGCCATGTTTGA